atcgATATTCTCATTACTATTATAATTGCATTATTATCGTCATTTATCAAcatggtttttatttattttatttatttattttatcttatcttttatttattaccCTAATATCGTCCTTTCATTTTTACCTACATAGCTATCTAGTTTTATTTTGCTATCATCATTTCACGTGTTATATTACAACATATTCAcccgattttttttaaatgcatatcgttttaaaaaaaaagttatccTCGTTTTATCTAACGTGTAGAAAATGCTTAAAACCAAGGCAATGTTCACTATTTTTGGAATTAGAGGAGCCGTGCTCCTAACGTATGGAGTATGGCCTCTTTCTAAAACCGAAATAATTGAAtatccatttttaaaaaaaaatgaaaaaacgaGATTAAAGTAATGATTAAATggtgattatttttgttttcaaggaTTAAAAGCaccgtgtcctaacttacgtgGCATGATCTTTTCTTCTCGATTAACTTAAAATAGGGCCTTTTCATGAAAATTAACTTAGTTAAGcgatattttaatataaaaaatcatgcaaagagggatcgtattttaaattttcttcgaATTTTCAATTATCGACACCAATCCTCATATGTAACCGACTCTTGAACTCACACTCTTGGATTTCGTAGGCtaaaaattatcgttttagtaaaatctaatcttttattaagATGATTAAATTTTGAGGTGGCCCGATTACACCTAATAAAAAGGATCGGCGGCgactccatttttattttttaaaataaaagtcgatttcaaaaaaaaggtttcgacagcttggcgactccgttttcattttttaaaataaaaatttattaaaaaaaaaagtttcgacAATCTCCTTTGAAGAACCACCAATTTCGATAAGCGATTTGTTATTGACGGATAGTATTAATCTTACATGAGttaattaagtgtttttaaTGTAATCACTTGagaccttctttttttttaaacagaATTCTCTTTCTCtataaagaaaggaaaggaggcAAACAGATTGGAGAAGAATGGTGGTTAATGGTAGTTATCCCATGACTTGTGTTGTCCAATTTTTCAACCAATCAAAGGGTATTTTAATGAAGTTAGTAAGAGTATTCCTCATGCGATTtgttctatatttaatctaatttaaatttagacaTCTTATGATTGTTTAATCGAtagaatattattataattgtagTTATGTACGTAAATATactgtttaaattaattaattggtctggttaaattgaaattttggaataataattagttaaaattcagaaaaatcagattttttttttttaattgtttctgGAAGTGTTAACAAAATTGGTGGGTACACAGCAACCATTCCATTGTTTCTAGGAAGCTGCCTGTAGGGTGTAAGCTACCTTTTTGTCTCTATTGTGCTAACCTTCTTGCTTAACACACACACTTCACCCCATCTTTCTCTTTCAAAAGAATCCCTTCCTTGTTTCTTAAGCAACGCTAGAGAGTAACATATACTTTCCTGTTGTGTGACAATAGCTATGACAATGGTGACGAAGATGGTGATGGTTCTTGTTTTCATGGCAGCCAGTACTGGTGTGAAATGGGTCGGAGCACAAGTGCATCACGTGGTCGGAGGTGACCGTGGCTGGGACCCTTCATTTGACGTTGCATCTTGGTCTTCCGGTAGGATCTTCAGGGTCGGAGACAAAATCTGTAAGTCGGCTCTTAATTACAAAACATTTCCAGCTTCGTTTAACTATTGGTtttggtaaaagaaaaagagtgcaATGCCTATGTTACATCAACTTACAGAAGACAATTCCCAAAGCATTAATGAATCGTGTTAAATATACTTTATTGTCGTTCCTCACCATGTTTCATCCATCAGCTGCGTTTCTTACTTTGCATACATGCTTTAGTGAATAATGTTATTACTAAATGTTGTGCAGGTTTCCCCTACTCTGCAGCACAGGAGAGCATCGTAGAGGTAAAGAGCAAGGATGAATATGAGTCGTGCGATGTAGGAAACCCCATAAGGATGTATACAGTGGGCTTAGATGGCATCGAATTGGATGGGGAAGGGATTCGATACTTCATGAGCAGCAAGCCTGAGAGCTGCAAAAGGGGTCTAAAGCTACGCGTGGAGTTAATGCCTTTGCAGAGCCCAGAATTCCCCCAAGAGATATTGTCAGAGTCAGAATCAGAGTCAGACAACTCTGATTGGAGCATAGCCGCCGCGCCCACAACCCCTTCCCCATCAGTCCAGCTTTATGGGAACTTCCTACTTTCATCATTTGGGCTCTTGCTTTGCACTTGTATGGCTATTTAGTTGGCTTATTACTCATCCGTTTTAGCCTATGTTTGCCTTATGCTCTATATCCTATAATAAATCTAATGTAGTTATCCAAAACTTGACAAGGCaaggtaaaataatttaataattcaaccattaatcaattaattgattttttttaaatactataTTTTAACAAACGATAGTATTTGTCTTCTAAtagattatataaatattttaaaataagaaaatcaatttagtatatattaaatcaatCCGATATCAATCTGGAGAATACTAcctttacaaatattttatatatatttaaagtgaATCTATTTTACTAAACTCAATGTGCATGAATCATCagaatgttaaaatattaaccctacaaaaagttaaaaagtgCGCAATGTAAATGAATCTCCCCCAACACACACGcccatacacatatatattagaTGATGCAATGTGTTTTAAAAGTGCCAATGGCTCAAGTTTTCAGACGAAATGTTGACATAACAGGATAGTTTGTAGTTTCCAACAGATTGATAAGGCAACATGGGAATGCCAGCACCTATACGGCTAAACCTGAAAATTATAACTGTGTGAGATTTTTTTTAGCCCTTCTGCTAATATAATAAGGAAACTCCCCATTCAGCATGACAAAATGTCAAACTCTAAATTCCAGAAAAATCCATGTAGGTATACAGTGTCCAGGTACCTGTCTTAAAATTCACATAGAAAGATGCCTGCTTACAAGGATGATACACCAGATTTCCTTATCACCTCTTGTTTCTAACTTGCCACTCGCAAAATCCATTTCCAGAAAATGCAAGTTACACTTTCCCCTCTCTGTTGACGACCAAAGCATAAGACTTTATTACGGCACACCTTGAAACACAGATATAAACCTCACTTTTCTCTCAACACGACGTAGTTATTAGGCCCATTCGTCTTTTGTATCTTAGAAATTCGCCTAAGAATATCTGCAAAAGCCTTCTTGTCCTGTACCAAAGAGATTTATCCACTTAAGTAGTACATTGAGaagtaaataaaagagaatTAAATGCATAAACAAACTAAGTATATCTTGCGGTGTTTTTAGATTGATCTGCTTATTTAATGGGCCTATCTTGCCTTCTTGGACTAGAACAACCTTGTGCAGTTACTAATATGAAGCACCATATCTATAATGCTAAACTGTTTCATTCTTCAGAGATTAAAAGCATGGGCCCCACAATTGTGAAACTCCAAAAATCTAACAACAATAAAATCTATATACACATTTTAGATACCTACTGAATGTATAAACCAAAGAGATCAGTTGACAATAGATTCAGTGAGCAcagcaataaatattaaaccaaCAAAACAGGAAAGGAAAAGGATTATGGAAGACAGAATACCTCCGGAGATTTTAACCTAGCTTTAAATTTAGCAACAAGATCAGATGTTGTTACAGGTGCCTTTTGTAATAACACAGCCCTGATTTCTTCTTCAGTTACAGGTCCAGCAGTTGATGCTGAACCTGCTTTAGAAGAAGAAGCACTGGCAGCTGATGTTGATCCAGCTTTTGCAGAGGATGATGTGCCCTTGGAAGGCGCACTGCCTTTCGAAGCAGATGTATTTTCCTCCTTCACAGAAGTTTTTGACTCCTGCCCCTCAGAAAGCACAAAATAAGTTAAACATTTGAAAcaaatttcttcttaaaaaaTATCTACATGTGCAAAGAGGTAAGATTAGGAGCTCTGGTAACATACAGGTTCTGATTTAACCTTCTTCAGAGGGGTACCATTTGATGCTTTTGTATCATCACCTTTTCTCTTTCCCTTTGATGACTTAGATGCAGCTGGGGTTCCCCGAGCAGAAGCTGAAGGAGCCGGTTTCATTGGACTGTTGTCAGCTGGTTCTTCTTTAGGTGCATCCTTCTGCTTAGGAGCTGGTGTAGGATTAAAGTTCATATCATCATCCAcctgaagcaaaaaaaaaaaactcttggCATAAGCATAATTGGTGTAGACACCACAAAAGATTTGTGTAAAGTCAAGCCGGGATTAGTTAGTTCCATCTTGATAAAGAAGAGATGAGACATTATAACTACAGAAAATGATCATCAAGAATGATGAAATAAAAGCGACACATGTTAATCCTGTTGGCTTTTGTTAGATAAAAATGTATTACAATAAGCCATTAGGTATCCTATAAGCTTAcatcctcatcatcatcatcttcgtCTGCATCTGAATCATTAAGCCCACTAGCTTTCCCTAATAGCTTCTTCAACTCTTTCCCGGACTTACTCAGTCCTCCTTCTTGCTCCTCATCCTCCTCGTCTTCATCCtgaaagaaaacagaaaatgtTATCTACTACTCAAAGGAGACCAGATTCCAGTCATAATGACGctttataaatgataaaaaaggcCACCTCTACCAACAGAAGAAAGAAATTGTTTTGGTGGGGAAAAATGCATACACATACACAAAGTGCAAGCAGTAACTAGCAGAACTTTACTCTGAATACAGTACTATACAATCCAAATGATTCTTATTTGCAGACAACCCGTGGAAGTAAAAGTAGACTATCACCAAAGACAAACTAACACTCGAACctagaaaatttgaataaattgtacAGTAAATGATTTCTAGAAActggaaatttatatttattgcgACCTtctcaataaattttatattatatagttttaGATTCCCATGCAGTAGTCTTTGAATagagaatttaaaatgataacaatAAAAAAGGTGGGTAGAATAATGTCCTATCCAGTGCAAACTGCAAAATCTCTAGAGTCTAAAGAAGTTATGAGGCTTAAAACTATTCTTACATGAGACAAACAAGATCCTAACAGGTAATGTGATCCTTAGTTTGCAGTTTTGATAAGTGTATCAAAAATACCTCCTTGATTTCCGGTGGAGCAGGAACTTCAGGGGCCAAATCCCTTTCCTCAGGATCGTTACCAACAGCTTCATCATCATCAGTGAATATTTCTTCATGCTCCCAATCATCACCTTAACCAAAAGCATGCGAATAAACAagaagagtaaaaaaaaaaaaaaaaaaaaagagacaggCTAGGGACCTTCTGTGTGACCCTTATCTCTCACAATAGTTAATTTATACTATTTCTATGTTAATTTCATTCATCTTCTGCTTCAACATGGAAAATCATACCAAATATTCTACAAATCAGAATGATAACAAAGAAATAGACACCAAGACACTAACATTATAAAAGCTCACCCTTCTCAATATCATCATCATCCATATCAAGATCACCTCCCCTTGGaccttcttcatcatcatcaccacTTTTTTTGTTAAGTCCAAGCCTATTCTTCCTGGCAGCTtcctcttcttcatcttcttctcctCTATCTGATACATGACCTTCTTCCTCCTCACCAGTTGACTTTTTACGTCCCCTCCCACCAGCAGCAGCAGTTTCTTTTTCATCAATCTTCTCCACTTCACCAAACGCAGCAGCGCCATTATTCGCAGCTTTCATCATCCATCTCTCATAACCATCTGCAGTCTTCCTCctgttcttcattttttcttcagCTTCTTCTAGTGTAAGTTGCTTATACTGAGCAACCTTGTTAAAATTGTACCTGCCAAAGAGTTTCacaattaaaaaactaataagaCTCAAATATAGCATATTATAGAACAACAGTGCAATGGGTAGTCAGAACAGTGATGAGTAGTCAAAACAACAATAATATGTCACTCATACCAAGAACCAGCAGGAATCGCTACAAATTCCTTTCCTTGCATCATAAGCAGGTAATAAGTTGCCGACTGTGAACCTTCAAGTTGACCTTGATATTGAGCCTGACCTGTTTCATCCTCCAACAACCAAGGTTTGTTCTTATATTTCTCCTGAAAAAATAGGAGCCAGCAATAATGAAATTCAGCATCTAAGTCAATAAGggcataattaaatcattccaAGTTCAGGAAAATTTCCCTCCTTAGCATATGAAGAATGATACTTGCTATATTCTTGTAATTATCAATTTTGGTTCCGCAACATAGCAAAAAACTGCTTCAGTCTACTTTTTACTTTACTTGTACAACAATTACATGATatgccaaaataaaaaaatatgggtCTGCGTCACAGAATCCAGAAAAAACTTCATAGAACTTTCTCTAAAAATTTACTTGCCAATGTTCTCAACCTTTTTTCAGGAATTTGGAGCATGCAGACACCATATAATTTAGCTATCCGTTTTACAGTGAAAGCTAGGAACATACAAGAAACAGATGAAAAAGGATAAATCTAATACCCGCAAAGCATCAGTAACTTGGCGTCCTTGTAGCCCATCTTTTTGCAGAGACCATCTATTCTCagcatttttcttctttgaaaaatTGGGCAACCCAGTCATAAACCTACCAATAAAGTAGTTCTTGTCGGTGCTAGGACTTGCTCTAACATTGTATTCCTaaattccaaaaagaaataaccccgaaattaaattaaattccaaaaattatgTTCAACAATTAACCCAATCACTATTTAGCTATTATCGAAAGAGGAATTAGAATAAGAAGATGTGAAGATTGGGAAATGAACTCGAATCAAGCGGGTGACAATGGCGCCACATTCGAAGCATTTGCCTTGGTTCTCGGCCATGGTTTTGCCACAAGAGACGCAGAGGGTCATGTGCTTGCAGTTGCTACCGTACAGATCTTGGGAGGATCCGCAGCCGCTGCAGGACGGCTTCAGCATGAGATCGAAAGACATGATTCCCTTCCCCCCCGATAGAAGCAAAAGGAAGAGGCTAGGGTTTAATTGAACGTTGAAAAGGAAATTGGAACAGTCAAATTGCACGCCGCGTCTCTTCCGTTGGTTAAGATTAAAGGTGGGTAGGCATGAAATCTTCGAGATAGAAAATTGATGAGAAGGGGATTTTGATCGGTGAAACCAAAGGGAACAGAATCAAGGTTTTAGGAGTCGCGTTTCCCTAACGTTAAGCGCTGAGGACACGTGTCACACTAATGATTTTTTCATTGTATTTTTCGGgtcatataattaattttatactgaCTGGACTAATGATGTGAGTAATGacaattaaagaaaatgtaataatttCAATTGGATCcctttttaagttaaaggtaTGTCCCAAATGTGAGACGATGCTTCCTCCACAGCCGAGGGCATTGACACACACACAACTTAAAATTAATGGAAGTCAACCGAAGAGTTGGTATGTAGTGATTGCCATCTGCACCCAATGCAGTTTTCTGTCAAACTTGTTTGTTACCAAAACCTTAATCTCTTCAATGAGTTCCCAATTAACCCTTGATTTGTAATGTAGAACATTGATccattgtttttctttgttgagTAGTGTTGCCCTTATATCTACTTCTCTTTCATCATTAATAACACATGTCTTACAACTGTAATTCGACTCAGAAGCTTAGATTGCATCTTAAGCCTTTTACATTCAATGGTCTATGTCTCCAGTTAAAGTTGTTACTCCAAAATCGACCTCTCCTTGCCCTTCTTAACTAGCCAACATCTTTCCAATTGCTAGAGTTGCTCCCACTAATCTTAATGAAACTCCAATAACATCTTCCTTCAAGAAGTAAATGTTTTTGTGAATATAACAAAGTGTGTATCTGATTTGTTCCAACGTATATCTTAAGTTTGGGTTACCCCTTTCAAAAATAATTCCCCGCGAAATGCACGTGAATTCGAGTGAAACGTCTTAATTTCTTTGGAGTCAAGTTCATCCATATAAATAGAGGGTTTAGTGGAGATATTGTTATgggtttttttacaaaattacttaTGCCTTTTTACTGTTTTACTCTTTTGTTATTAGTATAAATAGAGGGTTGATTCGTGATTTCCATAGAAAAGTAACACCACTTGAATTCCATCGTCTATATTTGGGTGTACAAATATTGAACGACTATATTAATCTTGGGGGATAGCGTTCGCTACACAATTtcatattgatttatttattttttccaatcAGTGCTAACAGATTTGTTTTAGTAATAGATTACATTTTCAGATAAACCCCACCTAATACTCCTATTAAGGCCCAAATCCCTtccatttcatatttaaatgtCAACCCCCAATTTGCATATATCTCTTATGTTGAGTATACATTCTCAAATCCAAGAGTCAGATGGTGATTGTTCGatagaaaggaaattcttattGTGATAATGCCTTACTCCTTTGTAAGGATTCGCCAAGCTTGCTTAGCGAACAAAGCCTCGTGATGATTGATAAGAAGATTAAGGTATTGTTTACAAAATTACATGCatagttaataaaaattaattataaaattaaaaacttaaaaatacatGCATAGTTAAAAAAGTTAAGTATCGAAATTTGATGGGATAGAAAATAAGGATATAAATTGAGTTGCACTAGCGTATTGTGAATATATCTGATAATAAGTTGAGTCACTCGTTTAGATTTATGTTTGAAAAGCggaaagttttaaataaaaatatagacatAATATCCGTTTTCTAAACAGGTTAAGCCTTGGGCCTGGCTCAAATCAGCTTCGTTGttgtcatttcactattatattactaatattttgttattattatttggatattacataactcttgttttattgttaattgaactattattttaaaCGTATTTATTTGCTAAATTGTAATTATCTTAGTGTTTTTAgcattttaatgtattatatcttttaaatttatttttatataaaaaataatccagaagaaatttaatatggaCGAGCTGGTTGAATTCGAGTTTAATGTcgattttggagaaaattttaaatatattttttgagtcCAACTAATTAAGTCAACTCGTCCGGGCATATGAAGTAATGTACGTGGCGTAGGATAACTAAAGACCAGAGTAAAACGCATGGTCGGCGCAAATGAGATGAACGTGGAATACCaagaattaatataaaataaaaataaaaaagcatttaaatttaaagtaataaaaggAGACACAACTACAGACCAGCTACCAACCGCCTGCTACAGAGGAATGGCATCAGATTGGAGAGACAAGAAGCTTTATCCTTTGCTGGGCATCCTTttactttccattttcctctacTTCAATTTGGGCAGTAATCCCATTACCTTTCCCATCCTATGGCAATCCCATATGGGTTTCGTTTCTGCAAACTCCACGCATTTCATCATCGTCAACCCCCGCGCTCCACTGGAGAACCAGTCAACTTTCTACATCAACGGCTGGAACTCCTATTGGCTAATGCAGGAGAGCGTGTGGGCTGGTCCCTCCAGGTCAAGGGTGTCGAAGATGCTTAAGAAAGGGGCGGAAATGGGGTTGACCGTTTGCAGGACTTGGGCTTTTAACGATGGTGTTGGACCTAATGCCTTGCAGATATCTCCTGGTGTCTTTAACGAACGAGTCTTTCGGGTATGTTTTATGGTTCCATTGGCTTGTTTTCTAAAtacctttttgtttatttcgtttaatttttcttatgttGCATTGTAATGAGATAGGGATTGGATTATGTGATTGTTGAAGCAAGGAAGCGTGGGATTAGGTTGATTCTAAGTTTGGTGAACAATTTAAGTAACTTTGGTGGGAAAGCTCAGTATGTGAGATGGGCACAAGAAGCTGGACATAATGTTTCTTCTTCAACtgattcatttttttcacaccCTATGATTAAAGATTACTACAAGGCCTATGTCAAGGTACTTGACCATGACCCTTGGAGTATTATAAGTTTATCAATCTTCAAATTGCTAGATGTTGTTGAGATCGGGTCATCAAATCtgcttttttaaaagaaattagcCTTAGATGAAGCTAAGGTTGAATCCTTGGCATTATAACTTTCTATCGAATAGGTTGTGTTGGATGATAATGGTACTCAGCACTGAAAGCATTCAGAAAGAGCTGACTTATAAGCATCGTTCTTTGAATTTCCACTACTTTTAGATCAATGGAAAGATTTGATTGTATGATAAGAAAGTTATTGGCTTTACTCACCCACATGTATGCTTCTTCTTTGGCTGTAGCAATCGTATCAAGTTAACATCGGATGTTGTATTTCACAGGCTATTTTGTCTAGAAAGAATTCCTTGAGTGGTGTTAAGTATGCTGATGAACCGGCAATATTTGCTTGGGAGCTGATGAATGAGCCCCGTTGTTCATCCAGTTCCTCTGCTCCCATTCTTCAGGTGAATTATAGAACTTGCTGTTTCATAATTGTGCTGCTATGTAATCATTTGGCCTGAAGACCTGAAGAATAATTGagagattttcttatttttcttttaatctctGAACATTAGTAGATTGTTGTAACTtccatttattttcaatattctAATATCTAGTATAGCTTGAGTGTGCTTGGTTGGAAAGAAAggtgagaggaaagaaaatagaagtgATGATATTTTTTATCCTAATGAATAAAAATCAGGAGAGAAATTAGAAAAATGTGTATGTTAGTTCAACATTAtgcatttttcaaatattttattttttttcttttcatttttcaactctACCAAGCAATGGACGGACATCTTTCCTGCCAATCAAATCTATGAAATTATGTTTTCCATCCTTCTAGTTTTCTACCCCTTCAATTTCCATCCTTCCAATTTCCTTTGCACTCTACCAAGCAAAGCCTTAGTCTGGAAACTCCTCATTCTAAATTAATGTATGTGAATTTATATCAGTTTCATTTTTTCCCCTTTGTTTTCGCATCTATTAGAACTTTATTAATACTGTCTATTAGCATGGAGTGCAGGCATGGCTTAATGAGATGGCTGCTTTTGTCAAGAGTCTGGATCAGAAACATCTAGTGACTGTTGGACTTGAGGGGTTTTATGGCCTGAATACAACTAAGGGACTGGAGGTTAATCCTGGGGAATGGGCAGCCTCACTTGGATCAGATTTTATACAGAACTCAGCAATTGAGAACATTGACTTTGCTTCGATTCATGCATACCCTGATAGCTGGTTGTTAAATTTTACTTTCTGCATGATATGATAATATCTCAAAAATACTGTGTCCAAGTGACCGAATTAGTTGTCTGCTACGGTTACCAGCAGCGATTGTTTTCCATGATCTCATTTGGTCTACTTAGGCCAATGGAAAATACTCCTACGATGATGGATCAAATTGGTGTCACAGATCACCTAAGTGCATATTTCATTGGTCATTTTTATCTTCCATTCTATTTATAAATGTCAATATTTATCTCTTTATAATATACATTGTAGGATGCCCCATGATGATATGGAAGCAAAGGCTCGTTTTCTTTCCCGGTGGGTGGATTCTCATATAAGTGATGGGGATCATGTGCTTAAAAAACCGGTTATCTTTACGGAAGTTGGCTCTTTGGTGCATGCAGACAACCAAGGATTAGCTGACAAGGATATTCTTTTAAAGACCATGTATGAAAAAATTTACGAGTCGGCAAAGAAGAGACAAGCTGGGGCAGGGGCCTTAATTTGGCAATTACTAGTTGAAGGAGTGGGGGAATATAGTGACAGATTTTCCTTTGTAGCATGGGATAATCCTTCTACCTATAAACTGATACTAAAACAATCATGCAGGCTTAAAAGCATTTTCGCAAAGAGCATTCAGAGCCGGAAACTTAACAAGGATCCATGCTCTGGTAATCTACCTTGACAACAGTTGATTTGAAAACATTTATAACCTTACGCTTCATATGTATAGAAAGTAGTGAATGTTGGTACTTAATAgttgtaaagaaaagaagagatggAGATAGGTTAAAATGGAAGAAATGTGATGATTCAGCTTTGAGAttaatatatttagatttattcaTTCAAGCAATGTGTGTGTAGAAAATTATTTCTTTGCTAGTTAGCTGCCATGCCTGCCTGGTATTATGTGCAGCTACTTTGTTTCCCTTTGAAAATACTTTTGTGtgtaaattatgtaaataatacAATTGCAATACTTCATCTACAATTGATAAAAGCATCATGGAAGCTCTAATTGACATGACTGACAGACAGGATAACTAGATAATGCAATGTGTACTTCATTGTATATTTCTATTTGCCACTTTGCTGATCACTGTTTTGCCATTGTAATTGTGGCTCTAATACTAAATTGTTCCAACAGTGagtttgaaaatgaatcaaaaagatttaaaaaattaccctAAAACCCAGAATTTTATGACATGTAAACTTTTATTCTAAGAATGGCACCAAACAGCTCAAATATCTCAAAGATAACGCACCAGAATCAATGTGACTTGAAAGAGCTGAAGGTTAGCGTAGTAACATTCTTAATAAACGCGCCTAGCACCGCGTACTCTTCAAGCGCCCTCTCCTTAGCCCCACACCGTAGAAGCGGTGGGAAAAATAGCCAGTTACCAGTAATCATCACGAATCCAACCGTCAACGGCGTAGAAACCTCCCTGGGCAACGGCCACTTATCCGCAAAGGCGTTCTTCAGAACGATCTCCGCCGTCACACATACTCCATGGAGAAGAAAGAACCGCATGACTTCCCATGTCGGCCACACGCGTCCCAGGTAATAGAAAATCAGCTCGTGCATGATTCCCGACACCACAAAAGTCCCGAAAACCGCCGGAAGCAGAGCCCGTTTACGACCAATGAAACGAGCAGCGGTGTTCCGGACAGGTTCGTACGCCGTCGGTCGTAGAACACTAGTTGCCATGAGGTTCCATCTCTTACCCCAGAAATCTTGCAGCGAGGTGGAGAGATAGGGTTCGTTAAACTGTTTCTCTAGCTCGAGACCCAACAAGGCTCGAGTCAAGGTCGCCACCGTTACTAGGATAATCTCTAGACAAAAGTATACATGAAAACAATACAGAACCAACAAGATCGTAGGGTGGATATGGTGCGTATAGTCATATACACTAAGCAACAAGGCAAAAAGCAGAACCTTGATTGCATAGTTTGTAGGTGTTTGATAGACATTTAGATGTGAAGGGTGTTGTTGGATTTTGATAGGGAAACAAGCAATGGCAATGAAACGAGGTAAAGAGAGAGATGGGGATGATAAAGGGCCTTTGCCGAAGGCGAAAAGTAAAAGCTTGAAGTTAGCAAGCCAAGAGATGGAGAAAGCAGTGGTACCAGCGAAATGTATGGAGGAGATGTTGAGTGGGATGGCGAGGAATAGGCACATAACTGGCAATAAACAAAGAAGCCGTACAATTCCTTTAGGGGTTTTCTTGGTTCTACCTATGGAGTAGCAGTAGCACAGGGAAATGATTATGCAGAGCCAAAGCTTGATGAACTTGTTTATCCCCTCGCTCGCCATTGATGGATTATATCAAATTGGAGTAAGAAACGATGATAATAATATCATATTGTTGCTGGATATTGACCTTACGTATTCGATTTAACAAGATTGAACGTCACTATAGCATGTGGGCGTTCCCAAGGTTTCTCACATTTTTAT
This genomic stretch from Gossypium raimondii isolate GPD5lz chromosome 6, ASM2569854v1, whole genome shotgun sequence harbors:
- the LOC105772943 gene encoding transcription initiation factor IIF subunit alpha, giving the protein MSFDLMLKPSCSGCGSSQDLYGSNCKHMTLCVSCGKTMAENQGKCFECGAIVTRLIREYNVRASPSTDKNYFIGRFMTGLPNFSKKKNAENRWSLQKDGLQGRQVTDALREKYKNKPWLLEDETGQAQYQGQLEGSQSATYYLLMMQGKEFVAIPAGSWYNFNKVAQYKQLTLEEAEEKMKNRRKTADGYERWMMKAANNGAAAFGEVEKIDEKETAAAGGRGRKKSTGEEEEGHVSDRGEEDEEEEAARKNRLGLNKKSGDDDEEGPRGGDLDMDDDDIEKGDDWEHEEIFTDDDEAVGNDPEERDLAPEVPAPPEIKEDEDEEDEEQEGGLSKSGKELKKLLGKASGLNDSDADEDDDDEDVDDDMNFNPTPAPKQKDAPKEEPADNSPMKPAPSASARGTPAASKSSKGKRKGDDTKASNGTPLKKVKSEPESKTSVKEENTSASKGSAPSKGTSSSAKAGSTSAASASSSKAGSASTAGPVTEEEIRAVLLQKAPVTTSDLVAKFKARLKSPEDKKAFADILRRISKIQKTNGPNNYVVLREK
- the LOC105771703 gene encoding mannan endo-1,4-beta-mannosidase 6; this translates as MASDWRDKKLYPLLGILLLSIFLYFNLGSNPITFPILWQSHMGFVSANSTHFIIVNPRAPLENQSTFYINGWNSYWLMQESVWAGPSRSRVSKMLKKGAEMGLTVCRTWAFNDGVGPNALQISPGVFNERVFRGLDYVIVEARKRGIRLILSLVNNLSNFGGKAQYVRWAQEAGHNVSSSTDSFFSHPMIKDYYKAYVKAILSRKNSLSGVKYADEPAIFAWELMNEPRCSSSSSAPILQAWLNEMAAFVKSLDQKHLVTVGLEGFYGLNTTKGLEVNPGEWAASLGSDFIQNSAIENIDFASIHAYPDSWMPHDDMEAKARFLSRWVDSHISDGDHVLKKPVIFTEVGSLVHADNQGLADKDILLKTMYEKIYESAKKRQAGAGALIWQLLVEGVGEYSDRFSFVAWDNPSTYKLILKQSCRLKSIFAKSIQSRKLNKDPCSGNLP
- the LOC105771706 gene encoding acyl-CoA--sterol O-acyltransferase 1, with the protein product MASEGINKFIKLWLCIIISLCYCYSIGRTKKTPKGIVRLLCLLPVMCLFLAIPLNISSIHFAGTTAFSISWLANFKLLLFAFGKGPLSSPSLSLPRFIAIACFPIKIQQHPSHLNVYQTPTNYAIKVLLFALLLSVYDYTHHIHPTILLVLYCFHVYFCLEIILVTVATLTRALLGLELEKQFNEPYLSTSLQDFWGKRWNLMATSVLRPTAYEPVRNTAARFIGRKRALLPAVFGTFVVSGIMHELIFYYLGRVWPTWEVMRFFLLHGVCVTAEIVLKNAFADKWPLPREVSTPLTVGFVMITGNWLFFPPLLRCGAKERALEEYAVLGAFIKNVTTLTFSSFKSH